The nucleotide sequence CGTCGGCGACCTGGTGGAGGAAGGTGCGGATCTCGACGGGGTCGAGGCCGCGCCGGCGGACGTTGAAGCACCGCTCGCGGATCTGCCAGGGGCGGAGCGGCTGGCTTCTGTTGGTTTGCGCGATTCGTTGTCTCTCGTCGCGTCGGCTCGCCAGCCGCCGGATCAAGTTGTGCACAGGGACCGCCCTTCGTCGGGTCACGTCGAAGTGGTGGGGGCGGCCTCGGCGGGTTGCGGTTGGCAGAGGCCGGCCGTCCCAGCGGCCTGTTCGGGGTACGGCAGCAGGGACGCTTGCGTTCAACGTTGGGGTGCTGGCACAGCCGACCAGCGAAGTTGGCCGTGCCAGCGACGGTGGAGGCCCAACCGGGAGGCCGGTTGCCTACCAGGCGTTCCAGTGCCGGGCTTCCGCGGCCAACATACAATGCAAAGCATGCAAAGAACAAGAGCCGAACATGCTAAGCACGCGAAGTCTTGGCTGCCGAGCTGGCGGCGTGGGAGGATCTTGGGGCCTACCAGGAGTTGCCATGCCCCGAATCCCAGACCGTCAGCGCATTGCTCAGGACATCCGCGACAAGATCAGCTCGGGCGAGTACGGCCCGGGGTTCAAGCTGCCTTCCCTGCGCGAGATGTCCGCGCAGTACGGCGTCTCCGCCGAGCCGGTTCGATCAGCTCTGCTGATCCTGCAGGCTGAAGGGCTGGTCGAAGGCCATCAGGGCAAGGGCGTGTATGTGAGCGGAAACCTTCCATCGGCTGACTAGGTGTGGCTTCCTCTGTCGACGGGCGCCTGCAAGGGCCTCGGCGCAGGCAGCAGGTGCACCCCTGGGGTATGTCTGACCAGGAGACTGTGGGCCGGTTGGGGGGTCCCAGACGACCCGAACCGCGTAGGCGGACGTTGCCGTCCCTCGATACGCTCCGGGCGATTCGATGGCGACCTACGCCACCGTCCACGGGGGAAGGGGCATCGTCGTGCACGCACGAAGATTGCTTGCCGCATCACTGGGCATTGTGCTCGGTGCCGGCCTGATCAGTATCAACGCCAGCCCGGCACAGGCCTACGAGCAGCGGGACGTCAGCAAGTCCGGCTGGGCCTACACGGACTCGGCGCAGCCGAAGAAATCGTTCATCAACCCCTCCGGGGACGCGCCGATCGGCGCCTGGACGGATGCGGCCGGCGCGAAGCACAAGTCCCGGTCCT is from Micromonospora terminaliae and encodes:
- a CDS encoding DivIVA domain-containing protein — its product is MASRRDERQRIAQTNRSQPLRPWQIRERCFNVRRRGLDPVEIRTFLHQVADELTVAQTALQAVQEENLRIKNALRSWQSAQSANRLYR
- a CDS encoding winged helix-turn-helix domain-containing protein — protein: MPRIPDRQRIAQDIRDKISSGEYGPGFKLPSLREMSAQYGVSAEPVRSALLILQAEGLVEGHQGKGVYVSGNLPSAD